One genomic region from Candidatus Borkfalkia ceftriaxoniphila encodes:
- a CDS encoding NAD(+) synthase, with product MEYGFVKVAAATPEIRVADAKYNAEQIIRLIRAAESENVQLLVFPELCVTGYTCGELFSQSVLVEGAKDALKKIVDATAGTKTLVFVGVPYLAHGALYNCAAAISGGRLLALVPKTYLPNYAEFYERRNFVSFDGAMRTVEWEGQTVPFGARVVFRAANQKNFTVSAEICEDLWVPAPPSVSHALAGAHIIVNLSASSETAGKADYRRLLVKAQSAKTVCGYVYADAGEGESTTDLVFSGHDLIVEDGEILAESALFQSGLTVSEIDVDKICFERRRVNTFSDSRAPSDYVEVSFETLTAPAPLTRNISAHPFLPEKNADERAELILSMQAAGLKKRLKHTNSATAVIGISGGLDSSLALLVTVRAFQALGKDPKDIVAVTMPCFGTTDKTLQNSLKLMEALGVTSRTVPVKDAVLQHFKDISHDENNKNTAYENAQARMRTLVLMDIANDANGIVIGTGDLSELALGWATYNGDHMSMYGVNASVPKTLVRHLIAYEGKRLGGAAGAVLEDILHTEISPELLPPEDGKIAQKTEELVGPYELHDFYLYHAVRWGFPPEKVLYLAKAAFKEKYSDDTLRKWLKNFYRRFFSQQFKRSCLPDGVKIGSVSLSPRGDWRMPSDAESRLWLEKLEEKP from the coding sequence ATGGAATACGGATTTGTGAAAGTCGCCGCGGCTACGCCCGAGATCAGGGTTGCCGATGCGAAATACAACGCGGAGCAGATCATCCGCCTCATACGCGCCGCGGAAAGCGAGAACGTGCAACTGCTGGTCTTTCCCGAACTGTGCGTCACGGGCTACACCTGCGGCGAGTTGTTCTCGCAGAGCGTCCTCGTCGAGGGGGCGAAAGACGCGCTCAAAAAGATCGTAGACGCCACGGCGGGCACGAAAACGCTCGTCTTTGTCGGCGTGCCGTATCTCGCACACGGCGCGCTGTATAACTGCGCGGCGGCGATCAGCGGGGGCAGGCTGCTTGCGCTCGTTCCAAAGACGTATCTTCCGAATTACGCGGAGTTTTACGAACGCCGCAATTTTGTTTCCTTCGACGGCGCGATGCGCACCGTAGAGTGGGAAGGTCAAACCGTGCCCTTCGGCGCGCGGGTGGTGTTTCGTGCCGCCAACCAGAAGAATTTTACCGTTTCCGCCGAGATCTGCGAAGATCTGTGGGTTCCCGCGCCGCCATCGGTTTCGCACGCGCTTGCAGGCGCACATATCATCGTCAATCTTTCCGCCAGCAGCGAAACGGCGGGGAAAGCGGATTACAGGCGGTTGCTCGTCAAGGCGCAGTCTGCCAAAACCGTCTGCGGCTACGTATATGCGGATGCGGGCGAAGGGGAGAGCACGACCGACCTCGTCTTTTCCGGTCACGATCTCATCGTCGAGGATGGGGAAATTCTCGCCGAAAGCGCGCTGTTTCAAAGCGGACTGACGGTTTCGGAGATCGACGTGGATAAGATCTGTTTCGAACGCCGCCGCGTCAATACTTTTTCCGATTCGCGCGCGCCTTCCGATTATGTAGAGGTTTCTTTCGAAACGCTCACGGCGCCCGCGCCCTTGACCAGAAACATTTCCGCGCATCCTTTCCTTCCCGAAAAGAATGCGGACGAGCGCGCCGAATTGATCCTGTCCATGCAGGCGGCAGGGCTGAAAAAGCGCTTGAAACATACGAACAGCGCCACGGCAGTCATCGGCATCTCGGGCGGGCTGGACAGTTCTCTCGCCCTCCTCGTGACCGTGCGCGCTTTTCAGGCGCTCGGCAAAGATCCGAAAGATATCGTCGCCGTCACCATGCCGTGTTTCGGGACGACGGATAAAACGCTGCAAAATTCTCTGAAACTGATGGAAGCGCTCGGCGTGACCTCGCGCACCGTCCCCGTAAAGGACGCTGTTTTGCAGCATTTCAAAGATATTTCCCACGATGAAAACAATAAAAACACGGCGTACGAGAACGCGCAGGCGAGAATGCGCACTTTGGTGCTCATGGATATCGCAAACGATGCAAACGGCATCGTCATAGGGACGGGCGATCTGAGCGAACTGGCGCTCGGTTGGGCGACGTACAACGGCGACCATATGTCGATGTACGGCGTCAACGCGTCGGTTCCGAAAACGCTCGTAAGACATCTGATCGCCTACGAAGGAAAGCGGCTGGGCGGCGCTGCGGGGGCCGTGCTCGAAGATATTCTGCATACCGAGATCAGCCCCGAACTTCTTCCGCCCGAAGACGGCAAGATCGCGCAGAAGACGGAGGAGTTGGTCGGTCCTTACGAACTGCACGACTTTTATCTGTATCATGCCGTCCGCTGGGGCTTTCCGCCCGAAAAGGTGCTGTATCTCGCAAAGGCGGCGTTCAAAGAAAAATATTCCGACGATACGCTCCGGAAATGGCTGAAAAATTTTTACCGCCGTTTCTTCTCGCAGCAGTTCAAGCGTTCGTGCCTGCCCGACGGGGTAAAGATCGGTTCGGTGTCTCTGTCGCCGCGCGGGGATTGGCGCATGCCGTCGGACGCGGAGTCTCGGCTGTGGCTGGAAAAACTGGAAGAAAAACCTTAA
- the recA gene encoding recombinase RecA — translation MNNDKLKALDQVLLQIEKHYGKGAIMKLGDAAGSVDIEVIPTGCLSLDIALGIGGIPRGRIVEIYGPESSGKTTVALHAIAETQKAGGIAAFVDAEHALDPVYAKKLGVNLDDLYVSQPDTGEQALDIADALVRSGAVDLIVIDSVAALTPKAEIEGEMGDSHVGLQARLMSQALRKLTGFINKSNCCVIFINQLREKVGVMFGNPEVTPGGKALKFYASVRIDVRKADALKDAEGIMGNKTRAKVVKNKLAPPFKTAEFDILYGEGISQEGCLIDLGTACDVITKSGAWFSYEGEKVAQGREKMRDYLKNNPEKAKEIENKIRAVYKPAEEKEEEEPEEAPEE, via the coding sequence ATGAACAACGACAAACTGAAAGCGCTCGATCAGGTGCTTTTGCAGATCGAAAAGCACTACGGCAAAGGCGCCATCATGAAATTGGGCGACGCGGCGGGAAGCGTGGATATCGAAGTCATTCCCACGGGTTGTCTTTCGCTGGATATCGCGCTCGGTATCGGCGGGATACCCCGCGGCAGGATCGTGGAGATCTACGGCCCCGAATCTTCGGGTAAGACGACGGTCGCTCTGCACGCCATCGCGGAAACGCAGAAGGCGGGCGGAATCGCCGCGTTCGTGGACGCGGAACACGCGCTCGATCCCGTCTATGCAAAAAAACTCGGCGTGAACCTGGACGATTTGTACGTATCGCAGCCCGATACGGGCGAACAGGCTCTCGATATTGCCGATGCGCTCGTGCGCAGCGGCGCGGTGGATCTGATCGTCATCGACTCCGTGGCGGCGCTCACGCCCAAAGCGGAGATCGAAGGTGAAATGGGCGATTCGCACGTCGGCTTGCAGGCGCGCCTGATGTCGCAGGCCCTTCGCAAATTGACGGGATTTATCAATAAGAGCAACTGCTGCGTCATCTTCATCAACCAGTTGCGCGAAAAAGTCGGCGTCATGTTCGGCAACCCCGAAGTCACGCCCGGCGGCAAAGCATTGAAATTTTACGCGAGCGTGCGTATCGACGTGCGCAAAGCGGACGCCCTGAAAGACGCAGAGGGGATCATGGGCAATAAGACGCGCGCGAAAGTCGTGAAAAACAAACTTGCGCCTCCCTTCAAGACCGCGGAATTCGATATTCTGTACGGCGAGGGCATTTCGCAGGAAGGCTGCCTCATCGATCTGGGTACCGCGTGCGACGTGATCACAAAGAGCGGCGCATGGTTCTCTTATGAAGGGGAAAAAGTGGCGCAGGGCCGCGAAAAGATGCGCGATTATCTGAAAAACAATCCCGAAAAAGCGAAAGAGATCGAAAATAAGATCCGCGCGGTGTACAAGCCCGCGGAAGAAAAGGAAGAGGAGGAGCCCGAAGAGGCTCCCGAAGAATAA
- a CDS encoding CinA family protein, giving the protein MKNACIVLRNIKNPFYGDEFEPCARALSEGGYFLDKIFILGEDEPSAFAQTLIEAKNFFDNVFIVIPEHIFAESKVRVFEVLKAKLCDGNAISLDAKTVFLMHAGERGAAEIRSEYIDLLDAKYSVKHDKMVVRTVGVPQDRLQNVLSDCKRISGEKLLYNVYQCDGEMRLELLYDSNSPKMLIDDVMRVAVQGLNDYIYAVEDTPLNERVFEILKLRGLKLGIAESFTGGGVAKKLIEVPGVSSVLFESVVAYDNLAKEKRLGVQKFTLMHHGAVSDETAYEMAAGLLAGGNCNVSVATTGIAGPKSDNTNKPVGLCYIAVGRKENVFVYKYIFHGDREQITRRAVNQALFLLYKQIK; this is encoded by the coding sequence ATGAAAAACGCGTGTATCGTTTTAAGAAATATCAAAAATCCCTTTTACGGCGATGAATTCGAGCCGTGCGCGAGGGCTCTTTCGGAGGGGGGGTATTTTCTCGACAAGATTTTCATTCTGGGCGAGGACGAACCTTCCGCGTTCGCGCAGACGCTCATCGAGGCGAAAAACTTTTTCGATAACGTGTTTATCGTCATTCCCGAGCATATCTTTGCCGAAAGCAAGGTGCGCGTTTTCGAAGTGCTCAAAGCGAAACTCTGCGATGGGAACGCGATCTCGTTGGACGCGAAGACGGTTTTTTTAATGCACGCAGGCGAGCGCGGGGCGGCCGAGATCCGCTCGGAATACATCGATTTATTAGACGCGAAGTACTCTGTAAAACATGATAAAATGGTCGTCCGCACGGTCGGCGTGCCGCAGGACAGATTGCAGAACGTCCTGTCCGACTGCAAGCGTATCAGCGGAGAGAAACTTTTATACAACGTGTATCAGTGCGACGGGGAAATGCGTCTGGAACTTTTGTACGACAGCAATTCCCCGAAAATGCTCATCGACGACGTGATGCGCGTCGCCGTACAGGGGCTCAACGATTATATCTACGCGGTCGAAGATACGCCGCTCAACGAGCGCGTCTTCGAGATCCTGAAACTGAGGGGATTAAAACTCGGAATTGCCGAATCCTTTACGGGCGGTGGCGTCGCAAAAAAACTCATCGAAGTCCCCGGCGTGAGTTCCGTGCTTTTCGAAAGCGTGGTTGCCTACGACAATCTCGCCAAAGAAAAACGTCTGGGCGTGCAAAAATTCACGCTCATGCACCACGGCGCGGTTTCTGACGAAACGGCGTATGAAATGGCTGCGGGACTTCTGGCAGGCGGAAATTGCAACGTATCCGTTGCGACGACGGGCATCGCGGGGCCGAAATCGGATAATACGAACAAGCCTGTGGGACTGTGTTATATCGCAGTAGGGCGCAAAGAAAACGTGTTCGTATATAAATATATATTTCACGGCGATCGGGAACAAATCACCCGCCGCGCCGTCAATCAGGCACTGTTTCTGCTTTACAAGCAAATCAAATAA
- the pgsA gene encoding CDP-diacylglycerol--glycerol-3-phosphate 3-phosphatidyltransferase: protein MNLPNKITISRICMIPVFGAIFFIDFSYHYFVSALVFIVAACTDFVDGHIARKYNLVTNLGKFLDPIADKVLVSTALIFILVKPEILTVLWGGWTLVFAGVCVAVILARELIVSGFRMVAASTGLVLAADKVGKLKTTFQDIAIAMLLAGANFFGIAAAGEIINAIGIVCLGIATVLTIWSGVSYIVKNRAVFSQSES from the coding sequence ATGAATTTACCCAATAAAATTACGATCAGCCGCATTTGCATGATTCCCGTATTCGGCGCGATCTTCTTTATCGATTTTTCCTACCATTATTTTGTGTCCGCGCTCGTCTTTATCGTCGCCGCGTGTACGGATTTCGTCGACGGGCATATCGCGCGCAAATACAATCTCGTCACCAATCTCGGAAAATTTCTCGATCCCATCGCGGATAAAGTGCTCGTTTCCACGGCGCTGATCTTTATTTTGGTCAAGCCCGAGATCCTCACCGTGCTGTGGGGGGGCTGGACGCTCGTCTTTGCGGGCGTGTGCGTCGCCGTGATTCTGGCGCGCGAGTTGATCGTCAGCGGATTCCGCATGGTAGCGGCGTCCACGGGACTGGTGCTCGCGGCGGATAAAGTCGGAAAATTGAAAACCACGTTTCAGGATATCGCCATCGCCATGCTGCTCGCGGGCGCGAATTTCTTCGGTATTGCGGCAGCGGGCGAGATCATCAATGCGATCGGTATCGTCTGCCTCGGCATCGCCACCGTTCTCACCATCTGGTCGGGCGTATCCTATATCGTGAAAAACAGGGCGGTTTTCAGTCAATCCGAATCATGA